A window of the Brassica napus cultivar Da-Ae chromosome C5, Da-Ae, whole genome shotgun sequence genome harbors these coding sequences:
- the LOC106417134 gene encoding zinc finger BED domain-containing protein RICESLEEPER 2 has protein sequence MDNRDLASGSCSEMRKKLKLDDHEEEVDYSRPSPADPEKEAFNALARFFVRSGVNPNFRPTVSILQKEVLEIHQECKEKAKDFLKSFQGKLTLSYEWIVLGHGWTRDSVKGPVLHEGFVCITAHDWKVRRWILGYASEVDVVALDDQGFEIEGKVSTLLLPNEEGFDEETLGGFKRGLEERGDSSIVPPVFPVYCCADLFRLMVHHVFNDFSGKLLEDLRMIVGWGKCSSENWNLWVSNLQRAVDMKNEDEFSKDEIYDDYDKPSDEEWVKIETFARLVGCMYKVAVELFEGGYSTSNVYFYLLAELKVMLEKELEGADSDYFRCNAKWMLKRFDKYWDHMFLVLATASVLDPRFKMKYLEFYCSKNKVCDEASKAETVLDYLRSLYARYAASDICQKPICSVAKVDSKEEGENGDGGGEEDHDEIQDGEEDYDEEQGEDEEDYDEELGEGEEDCEDDEEEEYDEEEDGEEKYDPDSSEEAEREARKTREKKTDACKDFAFFQEFLKFEGSAREFGESELDCYLREPVMEWNKDFKALDWWREEGHKYPVLSRVSRDILSIPISRATSYYAYGMDRREPPAFVVSLEAEVANAMMCSKKWLRL, from the exons ATGGATAACAGAGATCTCGCCTCCGGCTCCTGCTCAG AAATGAGGAAGAAGCTAAAACTGGACGATCATGAGGAGGAGGTGGATTATAGTCGTCCTTCGCCAGCAGATCCGGAGAAGGAAGCTTTTAACGCCCTAGCGAGGTTCTTCGTTCGCAGCGGGGTCAACCCTAATTTCCGCCCCACTGTTTCTATCCTCCAGAAAGAAGTTCTGGAGATACACCAAGAATGCAAAGAGAAAGCTAAGGACTTTCTCAAAAGTTTCCAAGGGAAGCTAACTCTCTCTTACGAATGGATTGTTCTTGGGCACGGGTGGACCAGAGATTCCGTTAAAGGCCCCGTCTTGCACGAGGGCTTCGTCTGCATCACTGCTCATGATTGGAAGGTCAGGAGATGGATCCTCGGGTACGCTAGCGAGGTGGACGTGGTGGCTCTGGATGATCAGGGGTTTGAGATTGAGGGGAAGGTCTCTACTCTTTTACTGCCTAACGAGGAAGGTTTTGATGAAGAGACGTTGGGTGGTTTCAAGAGAGGGTTAGAAGAGAGGGGAGATAGCTCGATTGTGCCGCCGGTTTTTCCTGTTTACTGCTGCGCTGATCTTTTCAGGTTGATGGTTCATCATGTGTTTAACGACTTTAGCGGGAAGCTGCTGGAGGATTTGCGTATGATTGTTGGATGGGGAAAGTGTTCGTCCGAGAACTGGAACCTGTGGGTTTCTAATCTTCAACGAGCTGTGGATATGAAGAACGAGGATGAGTTCTCGAAGGATGAGATTTACGATGACTATGACAAACCGTCTGATGAGGAATGGGTGAAGATCGAGACTTTTGCCAGACTCGTTGGCTGCATGTATAAAGTGGCGGTGGAGCTTTTCGAAGGAGGTTATTCGACGTCTAACGTCTACTTCTACCTTCTTGCTGAGCTGAAGGTGATGTTGGAGAAGGAGCTTGAGGGGGCTGATAGTGATTACTTTCGCTGCAATGCTAAGTGGATGTTGAAGAGGTTCGATAAGTACTGGGATCATATGTTTCTGGTTTTGGCTACTGCTTCTGTGTTGGATCCTCGGTTCAAGATGAAGTATCTTGAGTTTTACTGCTCTAAGAACAAAGTTTGTGATGAAGCTTCGAAAGCTGAAACTGTTTTGGACTATTTGCGCAGTCTGTATGCTCGCTATGCAGCTAGTGATATCTGTCAGAAACCAATATGCTCGGTTGCTAAAGTTGACTCCAAAGAAGAAGGTGAAAATGGTgatggaggaggagaagaagatcaTGATGAAATacaagatggtgaagaagatTATGATgaagaacaaggagaagatgaagaagattatGATGAAGAActaggagaaggagaagaagattgtgaggatgatgaagaagaggaatatgacgaggaagaagatggagaagaaaAGTATGATCCTGATTCATCAGAAGAAGCAGAAAGGGAAGCAAGGAAGACAAGAGAAAAGAAGACTGACGCCTGCAAGGATTTTGCCTTCTTCCAAGAATTTCTCAAGTTTGAAGGATCTGCAAGAGAGTTTGGTGAATCAGAGCTTGATTGTTACCTCAGAGAACCGGTAATGGAGTGGAACAAAGACTTCAAAGCATTGGACTGGTGGAGAGAAGAGGGTCACAAGTATCCAGTACTCTCTCGAGTATCTCGTGACATTCTCTCAATCCCAATCTCACGAGCCACGTCGTACTATGCTTATGGAATGGACAGAAGAGAGCCTCCTGCGTTCGTCGTCTCCTTGGAAGCCGAAGTTGCTAACGCCATGATGTGCAGCAAAAAATGGTTACGGCTTTGA
- the LOC111207312 gene encoding probable protein phosphatase 2C 43 produces the protein MRTSRASSVTKKWLLFSQLCLLKDLVIRCVRQFIRRAKAMLLSQNVVVEAAEISVVVDVKSSQQDLNSFQIAQVRIRDSVCIEIPVPEETPLLGSVKTCSVAEEDVTEFVPKISSGSYADKGSREYMEDEHICIDDLSSHLASSFFRFPVPVAFYGVFDGHGGSEASQYIKENATRLFFEDDVFRESHFVLNNFFLQEVERSHREAYRLADLAMEDESIVSGSCGTTALTALVIGRHLMVANVGDCRAVLCRKGKAVDMSFDHKSTFEAERRRVEELGGYFEEEYIYGELAVTRALGDWSLKRYSSLGGSLSPLISDPEIKQMVLTEEDEFLIMGCDGVWDVMTSQYAVTFARQGLRRHGDPRRCAMELGREAFRLDSADNVTVLVICFTSSSTTPQRRKIQFCVSDEARAKLQTMLQG, from the exons atgcgTACAAGCAGAGCTTCTTCAGTCACCAAAAAATGGCTGCTTTTCTCACAGCTTTGTCTTCTGAAGGATCTCGTAATCAGATGCGTACGTCAGTTCATCAGAAGAGCTAAAGCGATGCTTCTGAGTCAAAACGTCGTCGTCGAAGCTGCTGAGATCAGTGTCGTCGTCGACGTTAAGTCATCTCAACAAGATCTCAATAGCTTTCAGATTGCTCAAGTTCGAATCCGTGACTCTGTTTGTATCGAGATTCCCGTTCCCGAAGAAACGCCCTTGTTAGGATCG GTGAAGACTTGTTCTGTAGCTGAAGAGGATGTTACTGAGTTTGTCCCCAAGATAAGTTCTGGGAGTTATGCGGATAAAGGCTCGAGGGAGTACATGGAAGATGAACACATATGCATAGACGATCTTTCATCTCATCTCGCCTCTTCCTTCTTCAGATTCCCTGTTCCCGTTGCTTTCTACGGTGTGTTTGATGGCCATGGTGGATCTGAAGCTTCTCAGTATATTAAAGAGAATGCGACAAGATTGTTCTTTGAAGACGATGTGTTTAGAGAGTCTCACTTTGTTCTGAACAACTTTTTCTTGCAAGAAGTTGAGAGATCTCACCGGGAAGCTTATAGGTTAGCTGATCTCGCCATGGAAGATGAAAGCATTGTTAGTGGTTCGTGCGGAACAACCGCATTGACAGCTCTTGTGATCGGACGGCACTTGATGGTTGCTAACGTAGGTGATTGCCGTGCGGTGCTATGCAGGAAAGGGAAAGCTGTTGATATGTCGTTTGATCATAAGTCTACGTTTGAGGCGGAGCGGAGACGGGTGGAGGAGTTAGGAGGGTACTTTGAAGAGGAGTATATATACGGTGAACTCGCGGTTACAAGAGCACTTGGAGACTGGTCACTGAAGAGGTACTCTTCCTTGGGAGGTTCTTTGTCGCCTCTGATCTCAGACCCGGAGATTAAGCAGATGGTTTTGACGGAGGAAGATGAGTTTTTGATAATGGGATGTGACGGTGTTTGGGACGTGATGACAAGTCAGTATGCTGTTACGTTTGCCAGGCAAGGGCTGAGGAGACATGGGGACCCGAGGAGATGTGCGATGGAACTTGGAAGGGAAGCGTTCAGGCTTGACTCGGCGGATAATGTTACAGTGTTGGTCATCTGCTTCACGTCTTCGTCCACAACCCCTCAGAGGAGAAAAATACAGTTTTGTGTTTCTGATGAAGCCAGAGCCAAATTACAGACGATGCTGCAAGGCTAA
- the LOC106418392 gene encoding dihydrolipoyl dehydrogenase 2, mitochondrial, protein MAMAMANLARRKAYLLTRNISTAPLRSSFSLSRGFASSGSDENDVVIIGGGPGGYVAAIKAAQLGLKTTCIEKRGALGGTCLNVGCIPSKALLHSSHMYHEAKHVFANHGVKVSSVEVDLPAMLAQKDTAVKNLTRGIEGLFKKNKVNYVKGYGKFLSPSEVSVETTDGETTVVKGKHIIVATGSDVKSLPGITIDEKKIVSSTGALSLTEIPKKLIVIGAGYIGLEMGSVWGRLGSEVTVVEFASDIVPSMDGEIRKQFQRSLEKQKMKFMLKTKVVGVDSSGDGVKLIVEPAEGGDQTTLEADVVLVSAGRSPFTSGLDLDKIGVETDKIGRILVNERFSTNVSGVYAIGDVIPGPMLAHKAEEDGVACVEFIAGKHGHVDYDKVPGVVYTYPEVASVGKTEEQLKKDGVSYRVGKFPFMANSRAKAIDTAEGLVKILADKETDKILGVHIMSPNAGELIHEAVLAINYDASSEDIARVCHAHPTMSEAIKEAAMATYDKPIHM, encoded by the exons aTGGCGATGGCGATGGCGAACTTGGCTAGGAGAAAGGCTTACCTTCTCACAAGAAACATCTCCACTGCCCCTCTCAGATCCTCCTTCTCCCTCTCCCGCGGCTTCGCTTCGTCCGGATCCGACGAAAACGACGTCGTCATCATCGGCGGGGGTCCTGGAGGTTACGTGGCGGCGATTAAGGCCGCACAGCTCGGTCTCAAAACGACCTGCATCGAAAAACGCGGCGCTCTCGGTGGTACTTGTCTCAACGTCGGATGTATTCCTTCAAAG GCTCTTCTTCACTCTTCCCACATGTACCACGAAGCAAAGCACGTTTTTGCTAACCATGGCGTTAAGGTCTCTTCCGTTGAAGTCGATCTCCCTGCTATGCTAGCTCAGAAAGACACAGCCGTCAAGAATCTCACCCGCGGTATCGAAGGcctcttcaagaagaacaagGTGAACTACGTTAAAGGCTATGGCAAGTTCCTCTCCCCGTCTGAAGTCTCTGTGGAGACAACCGATGGAGAAACCACCGTTGTGAAAGGGAAGCATATCATCGTCGCAACTGGCTCGGATGTCAAGTCTTTGCCCGGCATCACCATCGATGAAAAGAAGATTGTCTCATCGACAGGAGCACTGTCTCTGACCGAGATACCGAAGAAACTGATCGTCATTGGCGCTGGCTACATCGGTCTCGAGATGGGTTCTGTCTGGGGAAGGCTCGGATCTGAGGTCACAGTTGTTGAGTTTGCGTCAGATATTGTGCCCTCGATGGATGGTGAAATCCGCAAGCAGTTTCAACGTTCGCTAGAGAAGCAGAAGATGAAGTTCATGCTCAAGACTAAAGTCGTTGGCGTGGATTCATCAGGAGATGGCGTCAAGCTCATAGTGGAGCCTGCAGAAGGTGGAGACCAGACCACTCTCGAAGCTGATGTTGTCCTCGTGTCAGCAGGAAGATCTCCCTTCACATCTGGACTTGATCTTGACAAAATCGGAGTCGAAACTGACAAAATCGGGAGGATCCTCGTGAACGAGAGGTTCTCAACCAACGTTTCAGGCGTTTATGCTATTGGAGATGTGATTCCAGGACCAATGCTGGCTCACAAAGCCGAAGAAGACGGTGTGGCTTGTGTTGAGTTTATAGCAGGCAAACACGGACACGTGGATTACGACAAGGTCCCTGGCGTTGTCTACACATACCCCGAAGTTGCATCTGTGGGTAAAACCGAGGAGCAGCTGAAGAAAGACGGTGTGAGCTACCGAGTTGGGAAGTTCCCGTTCATGGCTAATAGCAGAGCCAAGGCTATCGATACAGCAGAGGGATTGGTCAAGATTTTGGCTGATAAAGAGACGGACAAGATCTTGGGAGTTCACATTATGTCGCCAAACGCGGGAGAGTTGATCCACGAGGCGGTTCTGGCGATTAACTACGATGCGTCTAGTGAAGACATTGCTAGAGTCTGTCACGCTCATCCCACCATGAGTGAGGCTATCAAGGAAGCTGCTATGGCTACCTACGACAAGCCTATTCACATGTAG